One genomic segment of Sanyastnella coralliicola includes these proteins:
- a CDS encoding phospholipase D-like domain-containing protein — MRFLILLFCMISASAGAQTIYEIQGQVDVTPYADQEVTTSGIVTAVDGSGYYIQDGQGMWNGIYVYDQNNTPELGDEVEVTATAVEFYDFTELTTITAFAVLSSDNDLPTAEVVNTGDVADEGWEGVLLQISAAECTNADLGFGEFELNDGSGPCRVDDLFYLFTATEGVQYGVTGPCYYSFGDYKIVPRGEEDVVIAEPLYFTVNPEEFNMTTSSLEINWNTNEASNSIVQYGLTDTYEIGTIADETAVTEHSVTIDGLDEATSYYVRVFSENGEDSTPLFDRVVSTTSSVGGEITVWFNHSVDTSVSTGTEALTTDNITDSIVNYINSAEYTLDIAMYDMLDINPLIITAINGAFANGVQVRFISDLEAENLALGNLDDDIPVLTGNNDGIMHDKFLIVDAEYATSAKLMTGSMNWTGANLGWDFNNIIIIEDQALARTYTREFNEMWGSEGLEPDANAALFGPNKTDNTAHKFIIGGIEIESYFSPSDGATAQMRERIDAAEDRIALGMMVFTENSLGNAMIQAHDAGVDVDGIIDYVEFNGSEFMPLLDAGVNVIDYQNEDGSQWPDGPVFHHKYCLIDFEETSSTPVLITGSHNWTASAESINDENTLIIYDHSLANQFYQEWTERWDELTTSIEENAKGVAFEAYPNPTNGIVNIKSTGQGQLMVFDAQGRLIVVENINFLRSIDLSRFGAGHYTLRFETEAGATEQQIILQ, encoded by the coding sequence ATGCGTTTCCTTATTCTACTCTTCTGTATGATTTCAGCTAGCGCTGGAGCTCAAACCATTTACGAAATCCAAGGTCAAGTTGATGTCACCCCTTATGCTGATCAAGAAGTAACTACCTCTGGAATCGTTACAGCTGTTGACGGATCTGGCTACTACATCCAAGATGGTCAGGGAATGTGGAACGGCATCTATGTTTATGATCAAAACAATACTCCTGAACTGGGTGATGAAGTTGAAGTAACTGCCACCGCAGTGGAGTTCTACGACTTCACCGAGTTGACAACCATTACAGCTTTCGCGGTATTATCAAGTGATAATGACCTTCCAACAGCAGAGGTTGTGAATACCGGAGATGTTGCCGACGAAGGATGGGAAGGCGTATTGCTGCAAATTTCGGCTGCGGAATGTACCAATGCCGATCTCGGATTCGGTGAATTTGAGCTGAACGACGGCTCTGGTCCTTGTCGAGTTGACGATCTATTCTACCTATTTACTGCTACAGAAGGAGTTCAGTACGGTGTGACCGGCCCTTGTTATTACTCGTTTGGAGACTACAAAATTGTTCCTCGCGGTGAGGAAGATGTTGTGATCGCGGAACCTCTCTACTTCACAGTTAACCCAGAAGAGTTCAATATGACGACTTCTTCTCTCGAGATTAACTGGAATACCAATGAAGCTTCGAACTCTATCGTTCAGTATGGACTCACTGACACTTATGAAATCGGAACCATCGCTGATGAAACAGCAGTGACTGAACACTCAGTAACCATTGATGGTTTGGATGAAGCGACTTCATACTACGTTCGTGTTTTCTCTGAGAATGGTGAAGACAGTACTCCACTTTTTGATCGTGTAGTGAGTACTACTTCTTCTGTGGGAGGTGAAATCACTGTTTGGTTCAACCATTCTGTTGACACGAGTGTATCGACAGGGACCGAAGCCCTCACAACGGATAACATCACAGATAGCATTGTCAACTACATCAATTCTGCAGAATACACGCTGGATATCGCGATGTACGATATGCTTGACATCAACCCACTCATCATCACAGCGATTAATGGGGCATTCGCAAATGGCGTTCAGGTTCGTTTCATTTCAGATCTCGAAGCGGAGAACTTGGCTCTTGGAAATTTGGATGATGACATTCCTGTATTGACTGGAAACAATGACGGGATCATGCACGACAAGTTCCTTATCGTAGACGCGGAATATGCAACGAGCGCTAAGCTGATGACAGGGTCTATGAACTGGACTGGTGCCAACCTCGGTTGGGACTTCAACAACATTATCATCATCGAAGACCAGGCATTAGCTCGCACCTATACTAGAGAGTTCAATGAAATGTGGGGATCTGAAGGTCTCGAACCAGATGCCAATGCTGCTCTTTTTGGCCCGAACAAAACAGACAACACTGCTCACAAATTCATCATTGGTGGTATTGAAATCGAGAGCTACTTCTCTCCAAGCGATGGCGCCACTGCACAAATGCGCGAGCGAATTGACGCTGCCGAAGACAGAATTGCGTTGGGAATGATGGTATTTACTGAAAATAGTCTGGGTAACGCCATGATTCAAGCACACGACGCTGGTGTTGATGTTGACGGAATTATCGATTACGTAGAATTCAACGGGAGCGAATTCATGCCTTTGCTTGATGCAGGTGTCAATGTGATCGACTACCAAAACGAAGATGGATCTCAATGGCCTGACGGACCAGTATTCCACCACAAGTACTGCCTTATTGACTTCGAAGAGACAAGCTCAACCCCTGTTCTTATTACAGGTAGTCATAACTGGACTGCTTCTGCAGAATCAATCAATGACGAGAATACCTTAATCATTTACGATCACAGTTTGGCGAACCAATTCTATCAGGAATGGACAGAGCGTTGGGATGAATTGACCACAAGTATTGAGGAGAACGCTAAAGGAGTTGCTTTCGAGGCTTACCCGAATCCAACAAATGGAATCGTCAATATCAAGTCAACAGGTCAAGGACAGTTAATGGTCTTTGACGCGCAAGGCAGACTCATCGTCGTTGAGAATATCAACTTCTTACGTTCGATTGATCTTTCGCGTTTTGGCGCTGGGCACTATACGCTCCGCTTCGAAACCGAAGCTGGAGCGACAGAGCAGCAGATTATTCTTCAGTAA
- a CDS encoding SDR family NAD(P)-dependent oxidoreductase, translating into MNRPIAMVTGASAGFGEAIARRFAQEGWNVIITGRRAERLHALAEELSQTHQTDIYALPFDVRDAKAVEEAIVSLPEEWKTIQILVNNAGLAVGRNTIDSGDLEDWERMIDTNVKGLLYVTRFAVEHMRNAENAHIVNIGSIAGKEVYNGGNVYCATKFAVDALTKAMRVEFLPLGIRVTQISPGAAETEFSMVRFKGDEEKAAKVYEGYKALTAEDIADTLWFAVTRPPHVCLNDIVIMPAAQANSFTFFKN; encoded by the coding sequence ATGAATAGACCAATAGCTATGGTAACAGGTGCGAGTGCAGGATTTGGCGAAGCCATTGCCCGCAGATTTGCACAAGAAGGATGGAACGTCATCATCACAGGAAGACGAGCTGAACGCCTCCATGCTTTGGCCGAAGAATTGAGTCAAACGCATCAGACAGATATTTACGCGTTGCCATTTGATGTTCGTGACGCCAAGGCAGTGGAAGAAGCTATCGTCTCTCTGCCTGAGGAATGGAAGACCATTCAAATTTTGGTCAACAACGCCGGATTGGCCGTTGGGAGAAACACAATTGACAGTGGTGATCTCGAAGATTGGGAGCGAATGATTGATACGAATGTCAAAGGGCTCCTGTATGTGACTCGTTTTGCGGTTGAGCATATGCGAAATGCTGAAAACGCGCACATCGTCAACATTGGTTCGATTGCTGGTAAGGAAGTTTACAACGGAGGTAATGTCTATTGTGCAACAAAGTTTGCTGTGGATGCGCTGACCAAAGCGATGCGTGTTGAATTCCTTCCATTAGGAATTCGGGTAACGCAGATTAGTCCGGGTGCAGCTGAAACGGAGTTCAGTATGGTGCGCTTCAAAGGAGATGAAGAAAAGGCGGCGAAAGTCTACGAAGGATACAAGGCGCTGACTGCAGAAGACATTGCAGATACCCTTTGGTTTGCAGTAACTCGCCCTCCTCATGTGTGCTTGAATGACATTGTCATCATGCCTGCGGCACAAGCAAATTCATTCACCTTTTTCAAGAACTGA
- a CDS encoding amidohydrolase, which translates to MDPELASAEAMAIKDGKIVEVGPERQIMNKYNATEVIDAQKKFIYPGLIDAHCHFLGYGLGLSQADLVGTNSWDEVVSLVQKQSESYPEGWLMGRGWDQNDWDDGAFPTNDTLDLLFPDRPVFLSRVDGHAAIVNSKAMELAGLTGDEELIGGEFIKVDGQFIGVLIDNAVDLVKEAIPKATKSEKKRALLDAQERCFAVGLTTVDDAGLMREDVELIQEMHKSGELKMRMYVMLSDAQENIDHFLPKGPILEERLTVRAFKFYADGALGSRGACLLKPYADRADVGHIGFLLDSIDHFRLRAKEMKDAGFQMNTHCIGDSANRTLLQIYSEQLQGTNDLRWRIEHAQVVHKQDVPYFGANSVIPSIQPTHATSDMYWAEIRLGRNRVRRAYAYQELLGQLGLVALGTDFPVEGISPFNTYYAAVARKDVKGYPEGGFQIDNALTPEQAMYGMTLWAAISNFEEEVKGSLTAGKVADFIVVDRDLINSAPEDVLETVVLNTYVNGEEVWRQN; encoded by the coding sequence ATGGATCCTGAACTCGCTAGCGCGGAAGCGATGGCGATCAAAGATGGAAAGATTGTGGAAGTAGGTCCTGAGCGTCAAATCATGAATAAGTACAATGCGACAGAAGTCATCGATGCTCAGAAGAAGTTTATTTACCCAGGACTTATTGACGCCCATTGCCACTTCCTTGGATATGGTCTAGGGTTAAGTCAAGCCGATTTAGTCGGTACGAATTCTTGGGATGAAGTGGTGTCCTTAGTTCAAAAGCAAAGTGAATCATACCCCGAAGGTTGGTTGATGGGAAGAGGTTGGGATCAAAACGATTGGGATGATGGCGCCTTTCCGACGAACGATACTCTGGATTTGCTGTTTCCGGATCGTCCGGTTTTCCTCTCTCGTGTAGATGGCCACGCTGCTATTGTGAATAGTAAGGCAATGGAGCTAGCGGGGTTGACTGGAGACGAAGAACTCATAGGTGGAGAATTCATCAAGGTAGACGGCCAGTTTATCGGTGTACTCATCGATAACGCGGTTGATTTAGTGAAAGAAGCCATTCCGAAAGCCACAAAGTCTGAGAAGAAACGTGCATTGCTTGATGCTCAAGAGCGATGCTTTGCAGTGGGACTAACCACCGTTGATGACGCTGGACTCATGCGTGAAGACGTTGAGCTCATTCAAGAGATGCACAAAAGTGGTGAACTCAAGATGCGCATGTATGTGATGTTAAGTGATGCTCAAGAGAATATCGATCACTTCTTACCTAAGGGGCCTATCCTGGAAGAGCGCTTAACGGTTCGAGCTTTTAAGTTCTATGCCGACGGAGCATTGGGTTCTCGAGGAGCCTGCCTGTTGAAGCCATACGCTGATCGTGCCGATGTAGGACACATTGGTTTCTTGCTTGATTCGATTGATCACTTCCGTTTGCGTGCTAAAGAAATGAAAGACGCCGGTTTCCAGATGAACACGCACTGCATCGGAGACTCTGCGAATCGCACTTTGCTGCAGATATACAGTGAACAACTACAAGGAACCAATGATCTACGATGGAGGATTGAGCATGCTCAGGTGGTACACAAACAAGATGTGCCATACTTCGGAGCGAACTCGGTAATTCCATCGATTCAACCGACCCATGCAACGAGTGATATGTATTGGGCTGAGATTAGACTGGGTCGAAACAGGGTAAGACGAGCATATGCTTATCAAGAATTGCTTGGTCAACTTGGTCTCGTTGCACTCGGAACCGATTTTCCTGTAGAAGGGATTTCCCCCTTCAACACCTACTATGCAGCTGTTGCGAGGAAGGATGTGAAAGGATATCCTGAAGGTGGATTCCAAATTGACAATGCCCTTACGCCAGAACAAGCGATGTATGGAATGACACTATGGGCGGCTATTTCAAACTTCGAAGAGGAAGTGAAAGGTAGCTTGACAGCTGGAAAAGTGGCTGATTTCATCGTTGTAGACCGAGACCTTATTAATAGTGCACCTGAAGATGTGCTTGAAACAGTGGTCTTGAACACTTATGTCAATGGCGAAGAAGTGTGGCGGCAGAACTAG
- a CDS encoding fructosamine kinase family protein, with product MAAELENWIRNVAQELDLGQLSSLHALAGGSINQVFVGHFEHGKKVLKFNASPPKDFFEAEKDGLHALSQTTSEVMVPSTNYTDHHGLVMEYVEPATFNDQIQERLGRSLAAIHKTSSGDFGWHRDNYIGILPQLNEPKASWWEFFCECRLMPMVRRTTTLMSSEDQKRFTYLYSVGEKWFPKEPPSLLHGDLWAGNAFAGKQGQNSLPVIIDPAVYYGHREMDIAMTRMFGGFNQSFYQAYHEVYPLEKGWEERLALCNLYPLLVHLELFGLSYLKEIRTVLSNFGL from the coding sequence GTGGCGGCAGAACTAGAGAATTGGATTAGAAATGTAGCCCAAGAACTAGATCTGGGTCAACTGAGTTCTCTTCATGCCCTTGCAGGAGGTTCAATCAACCAGGTCTTTGTTGGCCATTTCGAACATGGTAAAAAGGTTCTCAAATTCAACGCTTCTCCTCCCAAAGACTTTTTTGAAGCAGAGAAGGATGGACTTCATGCCCTGAGTCAGACTACGAGTGAAGTGATGGTTCCGTCTACAAATTACACAGATCATCATGGTCTGGTCATGGAATACGTAGAGCCTGCCACCTTTAACGATCAGATACAAGAACGACTCGGACGTTCCTTGGCCGCAATTCACAAAACATCCAGTGGTGATTTTGGCTGGCATCGGGATAACTACATCGGGATATTACCCCAATTGAATGAGCCGAAGGCATCTTGGTGGGAGTTCTTTTGCGAATGCAGGTTGATGCCAATGGTGCGCAGAACAACGACATTGATGTCTTCCGAAGACCAAAAACGCTTTACCTATTTATATAGTGTCGGTGAAAAGTGGTTCCCCAAGGAGCCTCCATCATTACTCCATGGAGATCTATGGGCTGGAAATGCTTTTGCAGGAAAACAAGGTCAGAATAGCCTACCAGTGATTATTGATCCTGCAGTTTATTACGGGCATCGTGAAATGGATATAGCGATGACGCGAATGTTCGGTGGTTTTAACCAGTCGTTTTATCAAGCCTACCACGAAGTGTATCCTTTAGAGAAGGGATGGGAAGAAAGATTGGCTTTATGTAACCTATATCCCCTTTTAGTGCATTTAGAATTATTTGGTTTGTCATATCTGAAGGAGATACGAACCGTCCTCAGTAATTTTGGGTTATAG
- a CDS encoding SCO family protein, with product MGTKGGILAFLIIAGIGIVISYFLIKPDDVLPIYQPSDLKPVLVDADQRGKEDHRVSDFKLINQLGDTVTREDVGQKIVIADFFFARCQTICPVMNENMARLQDYFKGSDDIMLLSHSVTPDYDTPEVLYEYGERFGADSSMWWLMTGEKAHIYELARRSYFAVLDEGDGGMQDFVHTENVVLVDSKGRLRGFYDGTNLEEMNQLIADVGRLREERAGEK from the coding sequence ATGGGAACGAAAGGGGGAATATTGGCATTCCTAATCATCGCAGGAATCGGAATTGTGATCAGCTATTTCTTGATCAAACCAGATGATGTATTGCCAATTTATCAGCCAAGTGATCTAAAACCGGTCTTAGTAGATGCTGATCAAAGAGGAAAAGAAGACCATCGCGTGAGTGATTTTAAGTTGATCAACCAGTTAGGTGATACCGTAACTAGGGAAGATGTGGGGCAGAAAATCGTGATTGCTGACTTCTTCTTTGCCAGATGCCAGACGATTTGTCCGGTAATGAATGAGAATATGGCCCGCCTCCAAGACTATTTTAAGGGGTCAGATGATATAATGTTGCTATCACATAGCGTGACTCCAGACTATGATACCCCAGAAGTATTGTATGAATATGGAGAGCGATTTGGGGCAGATTCTTCCATGTGGTGGTTAATGACTGGCGAAAAAGCACATATATATGAGTTGGCTCGTCGATCATATTTCGCCGTTTTGGACGAGGGCGATGGAGGTATGCAGGACTTCGTTCACACTGAAAATGTGGTTTTGGTAGATAGTAAAGGTCGATTAAGAGGCTTTTATGATGGAACAAACCTGGAAGAGATGAATCAGTTGATTGCTGATGTAGGCCGTCTACGAGAGGAGAGAGCAGGGGAGAAATGA